The Panicum hallii strain FIL2 chromosome 5, PHallii_v3.1, whole genome shotgun sequence genome contains the following window.
TTCAGTTAGAAACTGCTGCCCCTTTGGTCGGTTAATGTCAACTGCCTTCCGCCCAGTGACAAGCTCCACTAACACAACCCCAAAAGAATACACATCAGCTTTCTCTGTTATTTGCCCACTCTGCGCATATTCGGGTGCGAGATAACTGCAGGAAGTCATAAAGTTCTCTTGTTAGCTGCACTTGAAACTTGAAACTGCCTATGATGATATATTCATAGATTAAGTTTCAATATTTACCCAAATGTGCCAATGACTCTTGTTTCAACACCCATGTCACCATCAGGTTGCCATCGTGCCAGGCCAAAATCTCCAACCTGTCGGGCAATTATTGCAGAGCTTACAATCATACCATGAAATTAAGAGGTCAACAGGAACCACAAAAAAAGATTGGATGATAGCAGAGTTCAGCAGACAATATATGATCAATCTAAAGAAGATCCACACAAGATAAGACTGTCCTATCATGCAGAGAAGTATAATAGCAAAGAAAGATGATTGGCCTCCATAAATAACAATACCCAAACTATCATCACAAAATTTTAATGGCAACTATACTCCACCATCAGTCAATATAAATATTGCCAGATCATTGTATTGGATACAGAAACTTTAACCTATATATGGAAAGGAGCCTAATGCCAAAGATACAAGAACAATGCTTAACTTTACACTCCAATCAGTGAAATAGACCATACCAGTGGTTCAAAATCATGTGTGACAAGGATGTTGTTTGGTCTCATGTCACGATGGATTATGCAGCCAACCCTACATTCCTCATGAAGGTACCGCAGCCCACGAGCAGCACCAACTGCAATCTTTTGTCTCGATGCCCACTCCAATGTTTCTCTATTACGTCCTGAATGATATTTCAAGAATAGCTTAAGGGACAGATTTATGTCAACATCACTAACTCTGTGCGACTCTTGGTGCAAACAATTGAAACAGAAAGAGTCGGGAGAGAAATAAAAAAATTCAGGAACACAAAAGTAGTTTAGGTGCATAATGAACTTGCAGACAGCAAGTACCATAACCAAAACTAACAGTTCTATATACATAAATGCAACAGAAAATGTTCTTACCATAAAGATGTGAATCCAATGATCCATTGCAGATGTACTCGTAAACTAATAAACGTCTTTTGTCCTCAACGCAAAAACCAATCAGCATTACAACATTTCGATGTTGTGCACAACTAAGAACTTCCACCTCCGAGCAAAACTCAACATCACCCTGGGAACTTGCAAGCTTGTGTTGCTTAACAGCAATTGCCTGGCCATCAGGAAGGACACCTCGATGAACAGACCCAAATCCACCTTCAGCTAAGAAATTTGCTTGGGAGAAACCACCAGTTGCAAGTTCCAATTCAGCATAAGTAAACCACCGAGGAGGCTTTCCAAAAACAGGAGCCTTGTGCTGACATATTGAACACAAAGGAGGTGGTCCAGGAGGCGCATTCCTTGCCAATGAGACAGCATCCCTAACATCTCCACGGAAGTTTAAGTCTGACCTGCATCTCATGGCACTAATTTCATTCAGGAGATCAAGCTTGGAGATCTTTTCCAGTAAAGCATCCGCAGTTGCAGTACGAGTTTTCCTTGGACCTTTTCCAAGTGATCTTGAGGATGCAGATCCCTGTAGAATGTTGGCCATCCATGGCTGAAGCGAGAAAGTTGCAGGAGGGCTCAGTGATTCACTGTCAGAATCAGAAATATTGACATCTGAATGCTGAATTTGATCCTTTGTTGTTTGCACTTCTTTCTTCAGAGAACCATTTGTTTCAGAAGCAGAAAATggagatgtaccaggatctgaactTGAGACAGAGGATGTTCCCACTTCAGTACTTCCAAAAGGCGTCTCCAAGTCTGGGCTGCTATTTGGGGTTACAGCCGGTCCTCGAGTTGAACTTCGTGCCTCCTTAACATCAGTAGCGGTTTTACCAGTAGAACCATCCAACACAGGTGGAATTGTACAGGTTGATTTAGACTCTTTATCAGGAGATCCCACAAGATTCAAGCGGAGGACTTTAGGCTGAGAACGCTTCATGACAACAATATTGCACTGAAGCTCCTCTACACAACGCTTCTCTTCATGCTTCAACtccctgagcagcagcaatATAGAATTAAGCAAACATAAACCAATGAAAGTATGATGTGTTCAAGAAAGTATTGTTGTAGGAGTTGACCATTACTTGTCTAGCACAACCCAGCTTGCTTGTGCACGCTTGCACTCAGCAGCCACAGCACCAGAAGGGGAGCCAGAAACAAGCTTAGTTTTCACATTTATCTACAGAAATGGAAGTAAATTAAACACAACGAGATATTTAAACATATAAATAAGCAGTAGATCCAGCTTCAAACCTTCTCTATATCATACACATTAAGTTTATTCATCATTTGATTGCACTGCTCTGAGATATCATATTTCTGATCCAACATAGACGACTTATGGCCACTAGCGCAATCACCCGCAAACAGCGGAAAGCCCCAGAACTTCCTGCCTGAAATGAAGGAGAAGTGCAGATAATTCAGGCAACTAATGCACAACCTTGGCAAAAGTTGACGACGCTACTGAACAAAGTCCACAAAATTAGGTGATGAATGAAACTAAAATGGGTATGATTAGTAGCGCAAGCAAACGTGCACAAGAACACTTATTGGTGTCCTGGTGTAGCAAACACGAAAGCTAAATACGGAAACAAAACACAGCAGCAGATAACAGTTGATTGCCATAGGGACGCAAGGAAAGGAAACAGTACCAGAGGTATGCGCCGGGATGACGACGAGCAGTATGATGCTTCCGCCGGGCTGCACGACGTGCGTTAGCGCCCAGACAATGGCCGTCGTGGAGATCTCCCTCGTGGCCGCCCTCACGGCCACCACCAccttctccgccgccgcagctgtgGCGGCGCCCTTCTCATCCACggccttccccttcctctgcagcagctgctgctgggAAGAGCCCACCATCATCTCCTTCCCCTCGAGAACCAGCAATGCCTACAAATCCAGAAGCGCTCAGCCACCAGCCCAGCTGCCCAAGTGCCCAAGCAAGAACTCAACAACCCCAAGAAGAAGCAGCCAAAGCAGCAGCAGCTTAAAGCGAACTGGAAGTGATGCCCGCCTAGTACAAACAACACAACAACCGCGCCGGGGAACTTTAATGGCAACGGCGATAGGAGCGAGTACCGAGCCGCTGGCAGTTGCGACCAGAGTTCGACGCTGCACCTGCTTAGCTTGGCAGGCTGAACCAAAAAGGCGAGCAACACGACCGGAGACCAGTAAAGATGATTGCGGTAAAAGGAGGCGGCCTTTTTCCCCCTGTTCTGGCTGGGTGGCGCTGGGTCCCGACCCGCCCGAGGCCGCGGATTGAGAGAAAGATCGCAGCCTTTATGGGCGGCCGCAAACGGTGGCGGCGCAGCGGTGGCGGGGCACCACCGCTGCGCCGCGCCTGCGCTGCGAGCGTCCTCGCCGCCACTGTAGCCGGGAAGGGCGACCCCGCTCGCTCCCCCTCGGCTTTGACGGCTGCTGGGTCAGATTGCACAGTGCCGCCTCGTCCTCCGCCCGCCTAGCCTGCCAACACGATTCCCGGCACGCCGCAGCAATCCCACCATCGCAAACTATTCCAGTCCTCGCAGATCTCGCCGCGCTTCGCGCCTCGAAACTGGCCTCTCTCCATGTGGGAGCAAGCAAGACCGGATCGAAAATTCCTCCCCGAGGGGAAAATCCCCACCCCCCAAATGCGACGCGAGCAACACACGCGATGAGAGATTCGGCTCAGCATTTCCTTCCATAAACGAACGGCTGGAAAAAAAAATTGGGGAAACAAAACCGTCCAATTGCATTTCTGCAGCACCCATTCGAGCGAACGAAATCGAAACACCCGAAAACGAAGAAAGCGAACCGGAAACCGGCGGCGCCGAAGGGGGCGATGGGATACGCACCGGAGAACGCGACGGCAACAAACGACCTCCGGCCCTCACAaactgctgccgccgccgcctcgcctcctCGCCGAGCGCCGAGCGCAAACCCTAGCGCTCAGGGCGAGCGCGTGGGAGCCGGAGCGGAGGCGTTGGAAGGAGTGGCCATTAAAGAGCCAGGGCGCCGAAGCAATTAAACCTCCATGGCTCCGCGCTAACCTCCTCAGCTACTACTAGTCTACTACTACCTCTCCACTTCCACCTCCACCGCGCGCCCCGATCGCCGTCGATCGCTGGGATTTCCCGCTCCGCCCTCCAACCTCCACCTGATTAACATCTCTGCCCCTACGGCCCGAATGAGGAAACGCATTTAAAAACCGGTCGCTGGGACCGGAGGCCCGGGCCCAGCGCGGCCCGCCCGTCGGTTCCCGATCGGACGGCCGGCGAAAAGTCCCCCGGAGTAGCGTAAATGCCGCCCAGGGTGTGTCCTCGTGGGGCGAGCACGAGCAGGCTGTCCCGGGTGGGGACCACCTGGCAGGTTCAGAGAGGGCTCGTGGGCTCGTGGCGGGCTCAGGTCCCCTTCAGCTAGTGACATGGTCCTCGTGGACGTGGTCCAGGGCGGGCTTCGCTCCAGCTGCTGCTGGCTGCGGCGGCCCAGCGCTGCATGTTGCAGTTGCTGGCTGCCGCCGCTGGATCCCCAGGGTCGATCTGGTCTCTGTTGCTGCTCGCCAAAAGCTTTGTCTGGACCTTTTTACAGGCTCCTTGGCTCGACGCGGGGGAGACGGCCTCTAGGGTTTACGCGGGCGCTTATCCGTTTTTTGTGGTCACGTGTACTTCTGAATGGCGACGTGACCTGAGAGAAGATGAGCCTAGCTAGGCATTTTGTCTTGGAGCATAGGATGTGTAGGTGGTTCAAAATGTACAGGCTGCCAAGGCCTAGAGGGTTTTAAAAATGGTGTGCTTCCCACCATGTTTGGTTCTTGCCTTACTGGTCCTCCACAGATTTGGTGCAAGTTGTTGGTTTTATTCACGGTACCCGGACAGCTCTTTTTTATCCCAAGGAGCAAATTTGTTTCGATTATATGACATGACAGCAGCTCCTCGTGAACATAATTAAGTATCAACGCCACCTAGTAATGGAACAAAAGGAGAATGGATTGCCATCGCACCAATATTGAACCCATTTAAACTGCAAGGTCTTTGTCTAAGCGTCTATGACAGTGGTTCAAACGAGGATGGGTTGGTTTTAAACAAGGCAACCATGAAAGCTAGTCTAGACAAAACTAGGGTCCACTTCAACTGCAATAGAACTACCAATTTCAAGCACTGCTGCTGGTCATAAGTGCTTAACACTCTGACTAAATTCTGGAAACTTTTAAAACTTTGACTGACAATGGTTCTTACTCCATTTTTCTAAAAACATGTATAGATTTCTATTGTTTGGATCCATTGCTGCCAAAATCCGGCATGTGTTTCTTTTGCCACTCGCTCCCACTGTTAGCCCCACTCATCACCATCCTCCTGCCCTTGGCCCGCTCAGCCATCGTCCTTCCTTTGATCCCGCCCCTGCCACTGCCACCTTTCTCGCTAGAGCCTCGATGGAGGTGGAGAAGACACTCCGCATTACATAAGG
Protein-coding sequences here:
- the LOC112894067 gene encoding inactive protein kinase SELMODRAFT_444075-like, which translates into the protein MMVGSSQQQLLQRKGKAVDEKGAATAAAAEKVVVAVRAATREISTTAIVWALTHVVQPGGSIILLVVIPAHTSGRKFWGFPLFAGDCASGHKSSMLDQKYDISEQCNQMMNKLNVYDIEKINVKTKLVSGSPSGAVAAECKRAQASWVVLDKELKHEEKRCVEELQCNIVVMKRSQPKVLRLNLVGSPDKESKSTCTIPPVLDGSTGKTATDVKEARSSTRGPAVTPNSSPDLETPFGSTEVGTSSVSSSDPGTSPFSASETNGSLKKEVQTTKDQIQHSDVNISDSDSESLSPPATFSLQPWMANILQGSASSRSLGKGPRKTRTATADALLEKISKLDLLNEISAMRCRSDLNFRGDVRDAVSLARNAPPGPPPLCSICQHKAPVFGKPPRWFTYAELELATGGFSQANFLAEGGFGSVHRGVLPDGQAIAVKQHKLASSQGDVEFCSEVEVLSCAQHRNVVMLIGFCVEDKRRLLVYEYICNGSLDSHLYGRNRETLEWASRQKIAVGAARGLRYLHEECRVGCIIHRDMRPNNILVTHDFEPLVGDFGLARWQPDGDMGVETRVIGTFGYLAPEYAQSGQITEKADVYSFGVVLVELVTGRKAVDINRPKGQQFLTEWARPFLESYAIDELIDPRLGDRYCENEVYCMLHAANLCIRRDPHSRPRMSHVLRILEGDMVVDSGSVMASSDSGSRSWRMLNEQQHFQEYSSPGQQDSQRAVDGKRSYNALRASWDRDKQSISNRY